In Dromaius novaehollandiae isolate bDroNov1 chromosome 2, bDroNov1.hap1, whole genome shotgun sequence, one DNA window encodes the following:
- the VIRMA gene encoding protein virilizer homolog produces MAVDTATELLFLDTFKHQSAEQSTNIDVVRFPCVVYINEVRVIPPGVRAHTSLPDNRAYGETSPHTFQLDLFFNNVSKPSAPVFDRLGSLEYDENTSIIFRPNAKVNTDGLVLRGWYNCLTLAIYGSVDRVISHDRESPPPPPPPPPPPQQQPGLKRNPKHVDGEKEDQFNGSPPRPQPRGPRTPPGPPPPDDDEDEPMPVSVVGEKEDDVDHREDYFEPISPDRTSIHPESQYSDEGEVEEDQPEEGEDEEEDVDVEEEEDEEEDDGHTVESIPEEEEEEEEEEDEEEGEEEEEGEGDDGYEQISSDEDGIADLERETFKYPSFDIEYTPEDLASVPPVTYEPFERELGPLLYFSCPYKTVFENEVGKIKDQDPEKENSGTVEASVKLTELLELYQEERGAKWVTALEEVPSLIVKGLSYLQVKDTKQGYITQLVDWTLQALSLQVALKQPIALNVRQLKAGTKLVSSLAECGTQGIMALLQAGVINVLFELLFADHVSSSLKLNAFKALDSVISMTEGMEMFLRGSVDVHEKSGYQKLLELILLDQTVRVVTAGSAILQKCHFYEILSDIKKVVDQLAENTPSLPNHTEPEQDQDLTGLDRTNQEYENDVEAPMDMDHLLESSNISEGEVEKLVSLLEEIFHLMETAPHTMIQPPVKSFPTMARITGPPERDDPYPVLFRYLHSHHFLECITLLLSIPVTSAHPGVLPAIRDVLRFLAQSQKGLLFFLAEYEATNLLVRALCQLSDPDQEEGLQSDGANEDTFALWLLHSTQTLQCISELFCHFQRCTASEETDHSDLLGTLHNLYLITFNPVGRSAVAHVFSLEKNLQSLITLMEYYSKEALGDSKSKKSVAYNYACILVLLVVQSSSDVQMLEQHSAPLLKLCKADENNTKLQELSKWLEPLKNLRFEINCIPNLIEYIKQNIDSLMTPDGVGLPTALRVLCHVACPPPLVEGQQKDLKWNLAVIQLFSSEGMDTFIRVLQKLNSILIQPWRLHVNMGTTLHRVTTISMARCTLTLLKTMLTELLRGGSFEFKDMRVPSALVSLHMLLCSIPLSGRLDSDEQKIQNDIVDILLTFTQGVNEKLTISEETLANNTWSLMLKEVLSSILRIPEGFFSGLILLSELLPLPLPMQTTQVIEPHDISVALNTRKLWSMHLHVQAKLLQEIVRSFSGSSCQPIQHMLRRICVQLCDLASPTALLIMRTVLDLIVEDLQSNTEDKEKQYTGQTTRLLALLDALASHKACKSAILHLINGTSKGDEKYAEVFQELLALMRSAGDNVVHQQSAECVASLLQSLCDQDIALIIPSSSEGSVSELEQLSNSLPSKEMMPLISDCLMETLTNAESSYSCLLTCIRTMMFLTEHDYGFYHLKSSLRKHSSALYTVLKRVISSFSKDTGELASSFLDFMRQILNSDTLGCCGEDGNLMEVDGSHPGRTLGLTTAELKHLLQNKEETPENLLLELEKHVMDRSKEDDGLESLLDNIVGVRQMLESAGDSCPLSDQDAEPVLSAPDSLQNLFNNRTTYVLADVMDDQLKSMWFSPFQAEEIDTDLDMVKVDLIELSEKGCSDFDLQAELERSFLSEPSSPGRTKTTKGFKLGKHKHETFITSSGKSEYIEPAKRAHVVPPPRGRGRGGFGQGIRPHDIFRQRKQNTSRPPSMHVDDFVAAESKEVVAPDGIPPAKRPPKVSQKISSRGGFSGNRGGRGAFHSQNRFFTPPASKGNYSRREGARGSSWSAQSTPRGTYNDSRGGQSNFNRGPLPPLRPLSSAGYRPSPRDRASRGRGGIGPSWTSANSSSSGGSRGKFVSGGSGRGRHVRSFTR; encoded by the exons CAAAGTACCAATATAGATGTAGTTCGTTTTCCGTGTGTCGTTTATATAAATGAAGTACGTGTCATTCCTCCGGGAGTAAGAGCTCACACCAGTTTGCCTGACAATAGAGCTTATGG agAGACATCTCCACATACATTTCAACTGGACTTGTTTTTCAACAATGTCAGCAAGCCAAGTGCCCCTGTTTTTGATAGGCTGGGGAG CCTTGAATATGATGAAAATACTTCAATTATTTTTAGACCTAATGCAAAG gtCAACACAGATGGATTGGTTCTAAGAGGCTGGTACAACTGTCTGACTTTGGCAATATATGGCTCTGTCGATAGAGTAATAAGTCATGACAGAGAATCACCTCctccacccccacctccaccaccTCCTCCCCAGCAACAGCCTGGTTtgaaaagaaacccaaaacatg TTGATGGGGAGAAAGAAGACCAGTTCAATGGCAGCCCTCCAAGACCACAACCTAGGGGACCAAGGACACCTCCAGGCCCCCCTCCTCCTGACGATGATGAGGATGaacctatgccagtgtcag tggTTGGGGAAAAAGAAGATGATGTTGACCATAGGGAGGATTACTTTGAGCCCATTTCTCCTGATCGGACATCCATTCATCCAGAAAGTCAATATTCTGATGAGGGAGAAGTAGAAGAAGATCAACCAGAAGAaggagaggatgaagaagagGATGTGGatgttgaggaggaggaggatgaggaagaagaTGATGGGCATACAGTAGAGAGTattcctgaggaggaggaggaagaggaggaagaagaagatgaagaagagggtgaagaggaagaggaaggtgaag GAGATGATGGATATGAGCAAATCTCAAGTGATGAAGATGGAATTGCTGATCTGGAACGTGAAACATTTAAATATCCAAGCTTTGATATTGAATATACTCCTGAGGATCTGGCTTCTGTGCCTCCTGTGACATATGAGCCTTTCGAAAGGGAGCTTGGACCTCTTTTGTACTTCAGCTGCCCTTACAAGACTGTATTTGAGAATGAAGTTGGTAAAATAAAGGACCAAgacccagaaaaagaaaattcagggaCAGTGGAAGCCTCGGTTAAGTTAACTGAACTGTTGGAATTGTATCAAGAGGAAAGGGGTGCAAAGTGGGTCACTGCATTAGAAGAAGTTCCAAGTTTAATCGTGAAAGGATTGAGCTACCTGCAAGTGAAAGACACAAAGCAAGGGTATATTACCCAGCTAGTAGACTGGACCCTGCAAGCATTAAGCCTTCAGGTAGCTCTTAAACAGCCCATTGCTTTGAATGTCCGACAGCTGAAGGCTGGGACGAAACTGGTGTCGTCATTAGCAGAATGTGGGACTCAAGGAATAATGGCACTCTTGCAGGCAGGAGTTATTAACGTGTTATTTGAATTGTTGTTTGCAGATCATGTATCATCTTCCCTTAAACTTAATGCTTTCAAAGCTTTGGATAGTGTTATTAGTATGACTGAGGGAATGGAAATGTTTCTAAGAGGTAGTGTAGATGTACATGAAAAAAGTGGTTATCAGAAACTCCTGGAACTCATACTATTAGATCAGACTGTGAGAGTAGTTACTGCTGGTTCTGCAATTCTCCAGAAATGTCACTTCTATGAGATTCTGTCAGATATTAAAAAGGTGGTTGATCAATTAGCAGAGAACACCCCTTCTCTTCCTAATCACACTGAGCCGGAGCAGGACCAAGACTTGACAGGACTTGACAGAACCAACCAAGAATATGAAAACGATGTGGAGGCTCCTATGGATATGGATCATCTTTTGGAATCTTCTAATATAAGTGAAGGAGAGGTGGAAAAGCTTGTTAGCCTTCTTGAAGAAATCTTCCATTTGATGGAAACTGCTCCTCATACAATGATTCAGCCACCTGTGAAATCCTTCCCAACCATGGCACGCATCACAGGCCCTCCGGAAAGGGATGATCCTTACCCTGTCCTGTTTAG GTATCTTCATAGTCACCATTTCTTGGAATGCATTACTTTGCTACTGTCTATTCCAGTGACAAGCGCTCATCCAGGTGTGCTTCCAGCTATACGAGATGTATTGCGTTTCCTAGCACAGTCACAGAAGggtcttcttttctttcttgctgagtACGAAGCAACAAATTTGTTGGTTAGAGCTCTTTGTCAGTTGTCTGATCCGGATCAAGAGGAAGGTCTCCAATCAGATGGTGCAAACGAGGATACTTTTGCCCTGTGGCTCCTGCATTCAACACAGACTTTACAGTGCATTTCTGAATTATTCTGCCACTTTCAGCGGTGCACAGCCAGTGAAGAAACTGACCATTCGGATCTGTTGGGAACACTTCACAACCTTTACTTGATTACCTTTAATCCTGTTGGACGATCTGCTGTGGCTCATGtgttcagtctggagaaaaaCCTCCAAAGTCTTATAACTTTAATGGAGTACTACTCCAAAGAAGCCTTAGG GGACTCGAAGTCTAAGAAGTCGGTTGCTTATAATTATGCCTGCATCCTTGTTTTGCTGGTGGTTCAATCTTCCAGTGATGTCCAAATGCTGGAACAGCACTCAGCGCCTTTGCTGAAGCTTTGTAAGGCagatgaaaataacaccaaattGCAAG aACTTAGCAAGTGGCTCGAACCTTTGAAAAATCTTAGATTTGAAATTAACTGTATTCCAAATCTCATTGAATATATTAAACAG aatattgATAGCTTGATGACCCCAGATGGAGTTGGTCTTCCTACTGCACTTCGTGTTCTTTGCCACGTTGCATGTCCGCCACCTCTGGTAGAAG GTCAACAGAAAGATCTTAAATGGAATCTTGCAGTTATTCAGCTCTTTTCCTCCGAAGGAATGGACACCTTCATTCGGGTTCTACAGAAGCTGAACAGCATACTTATTCAGCCTTGGCGACTCCATGTCAACATGGGCACCACGCTTCACAGAGTTACTACTATTTCTATGGCCCGCTGTACACTTACTCTCCTTAAAACAATGCTCACAGAACTGCTGAGGGGTGGATCTTTTGAATTCAAAGACATGCGTGTTCCGTCAGCTCTTGTCTCCTTACACATGCTCCTGTGTTCTATTCCCCTCTCAGGCCGCTTAGATAGCGATGAACAAAAAATTCAGAACGACATTGTTGATATCTTACTGACTTTTACACAGGGTGTTAATGAAAAACTTACCATTTCAGAAGAAACTTTGGCAAATAATACTTGGTCTTTAATGCTGAAAGAAGTTCTCTCTTCAATTTTGAGAATTCCTGAAGGCTTTTTCTCTGGACTTATACTGCTTTCAGAATTGTTGCCTCTTCCGCTACCCATGCAGACAACTCAG GTAATTGAACCACATGATATTTCAGTGGCACTCAACACCAGGAAGCTGTGGAGCATGCACCTTCATGTTCAAGCCAAGCTGCTACAAGAGATAGTTCGATCTTTCTCTGGTTCATCTTGTCAGCCTATTCAGCATATGTTGAGACGTATTTGTGTTCAGTTGTGTGACTTGGCTTCACCTACTGCGCTTCTTATCATGAGGACTGTGCTGGATCTGATTGTAGAAGATCTGCAAAg CAACACAGAAGATAAAGAGAAACAATACACTGGACAGACAACCCGATTACTTGCTTTATTGGATGCCCTGGCTTCACACAAAGCTTGTAAATCGGCTATTTTGCATCTGATCAATGGCACTAGTAAAGGTGATGAAAAATATGCAgaagttttccaggagctcttggCTTTAATGCGATCGGCTGGGGACAACGTTGTTCATCAGCAGAGCGCTGAATGTGTAGCTTCCCTTTTGCAGTCCCTCTGTGATCAG GATATTGCACTCATTATACCAAGTTCGTCAGAAGGTTCTGTCTCTGAATTAGAACAGCTTTCCAATTCCTTACCAAGCAAAGAAATGATGCCCTTAATTTCTGACTGCCTGATGGAAACATTGACTAATGCCGAGAGCAGTTATAGTTGTCTGTTGACATGTATCCGAACAATGATGTTCCTTACAGAGCATGACTATGGCTTCTATCACTTAAAGAG CTCCCTCAGAAAACACAGCAGTGCTCTGTACACTGTATTGAAGCGAGTAATAAGTAGCTTTAGCAAAGACACAGGTGAACTGGCCTCTTCTTTTTTGGATTTTATGCGACAGATTCTAAACTCTGATACACTG gGATGTTGTGGTGAAGATGGAAATCTTATGGAGGTAGATGGATCTCATCCAGGCAGAACACTGGGTCTAACGACAGCAGAGTTAAAACATCTGTTGCAGAACAAAGAAGAAACTCCAGAAAACCTACTGCTTGAGCTGGAGAAACATGTTATG GATCGTTCTAAAGAAGATGATGGCCTTGAATCCTTACTGGACAACATCGTTGGTGTCAGGCAAATGTTGGAATCAGCAGGTGATTCTTGTCCGCTAAGTGACCAAGATGCAGAGCCGGTTCTTTCTGCACCAGACTCTCTTCAGAATTTGTTTAACAACAG GACTACGTACGTGTTGGCAGACGTGATGGATGACCAGCTGAAGTCTATGTGGTTCTCGCCCTTTCAGGCTGAAGAAATTGACACTGATCTGGATATG GTAAAAGTTGACTTAATTGAACTGTCAGAGAAGGGCTGCAGTGACTTTGACTTGCAAGCTGAATTAGAGAGATCATTTTTGTCAGAACCATCATCTCCTGGTCGTACAAAAACCACAAAAGGGTTCAAACTTGGCAAGCACAAGCATGAGACCTTCATAACTTCAAG TGGAAAATCTGAGTACATAGAGCCTGCAAAGAGAGCTCATGTTGTGCCACCACCGCGAGGAAGAGGCAGGGGAGGATTTGGACAAGGGATTCGACCACACGATATCTTTCGTCAGAGGAAACAGAATACAAGCAGGCCACCTTCCATGCATGTGGACGATTTTGTTGCTGCAGAGAGCAAGGAAGTGGTTGCTCCAGATGGGATACCACCAGCCAAACGACCACCAAAAGTATCGCAGAAGATATCTTCACGTGGTGGGTTCTCAGGGAATCGTGGAGGACGAGGAGCTTTTCACAGTCAGAACAGGTTCTTTACACCACCTGCTTCAAAAG GAAATTACAGTCGTCGTGAAGGTGCTCGAGGCTCAAGCTGGAGTGCACAGAGTACGCCCAGGGGAACCTACAATGACAGTAGAGGTGGTCAAAGCAATTTTAACAGGGGTCCACTGCCACCATTGAGACCATTAAGTTCAGCAG GCTACCGACCGAGTCCTCGCGATCGTGCTTCCAGAGGCCGGGGTGGAATTGGACCGTCTTGGACAAGTGCTAATAGTAGTAGCAGTGGTGGCTCAAGAGGGAAGTTTGTTAGTGGAGGCAGTGGAAGAGGTCGTCATGTACGTTCCTTCACACGATAA